The nucleotide sequence CGGTGAAGAACACCAGGATGGCCACCATGCCGACGCCCGCGCCCTCTATCAGGCCGAAAAAGAGGATGACGACGAAGATCAGGAGAATGATTGCGTATTCCGCCGCGGGCAGGCGTTCGCGGCTCTTCACCAGTCCCTGGTCCAGCATGATGAGACCGGCAAAGACCAGTATTCCACCGACAAAAGCGGTTGGCACCAGTTCCAGCATCTCGTCGCCAAACAACAAGGCAACCCCGACGAAGCAGGCCGCGATAACTCCTGTCATTCGCGCGGTAGCGTGGAAGAGCTTGCTGCGCAGCGATGCGGAAACGATTATGCTCGCCGCTGTTCCCCCGCCGAGTCCGCCGACGATGCTGGCGAGGCCTGTCGCCTGGAACTCGCGGTTCCAGTCCATATCCTCTCCCACGGCAACCTCGAGTCCGGCGATATCCACGATGACGCAGATCAGGACAATCAGGATCAGCAGTATCATGCTCGGTATCTGTCCGGCGACCGCGGACCAGTCCACGTGCGCGAAGTCGGCCGGCCACAACACCGGCCACAGGTTCCCCTTCGCCGTGCTGACAAGAAGCAATCCCTCCGCCCTTGCCTCGGCGCCGGAAATGCCGAGGGCGGAAAGAGCAAGATGGTACGCGGCGATCGCGAGCAGAATGCTTACCGGCAGGATCAAGGGATTTCCCCAACGCCTGATGGCGCTATACAGGATTACCCCATAGGCGACGCCCGGGAGCCATGTCCACAGCGCAGACAACTCCAGCGACGCCACTGCCCGCCAATCCAGATTTACCCCCATCAGGGACAAGGCTGCCAGACAGACGACCCCCCCGATCCCTGCCACAAATCCTCCGGCCACCGGATACGGGATGAAACGCAGCAGGTTGGCGAGCCGGAACCGACCGACCAGAAAACAGCACATTCCCGCGGCCACGGCGCTGATGATCAGCGCGCACGCCGTGGTTACGAAAAGTACCTGGGCATCCGCCTTCATCGTGGCCGCGATGGTCGCCATCACCGGCACAAGCAAGGGAGACAGCCCCGCGATTGTACCGCGGTACCCGCCCACAATTGCGACGAGCAGGCACGCGGCGAAGTTTCCAAACAGTATCAGGCCGATTCCCTGGGATGAATACGGGGCCAGCGCTCCGGAGAATATGAATGTTCCAAAGGCAATCTCGATGACCAGCATGCAGAGACCCGCGGTGAGTCCGGCCGAAAGAATCGGAAGCGACAGCGAAAACGGGGTTTCGTCACTGCTTCTGCCCACAAGATGCCTGAGAGACAGCTTCACCCTGTGAACCTCTCGTCCTGACAGCGCCAAGGATGGTCGTTGCGGTTCGCAGCCGGCAAGGCATTGCTAAACCCGACGCTGTATCTCAAGCCCGTATTGTGAAAACCTTTTTCTTCTCCCGAAATTGCTTTCTTCATCTCTCATGCCTGTTTTGGCAAAGACTTAAGAGTTAAATTCGAAAGGCGTTGCCTGGCGCTTTACAAGGGAACTTTGAACACAACCCGACAGCATCTGGCCAGTCAGCTAGAACTTTTTATTACTAAAAATATAACATTGAGGGCAGGACTAAACAACATCACCCTGCGACCTGAAATGAACCGGCGCTTACCTTCCACACACTCATACAGGCGTCCCCGACTCCTCCGGCTTTCCCTGACCTCCAGGCCGAGTGCGTCATACGATACGGAAAATCGGCGGCGGGACAGTCCGCTCCGCGGAGAATATCGAAGACGCGGTTTCGGATGTTTTTTCCGGCCGGACGTCCCATCGCCCGCGGGCATACTGGTTTGACAACCCCGCCCGTTTCTGTAATTTATATCCCCCTAGACTCAGTACCGAGAGGCAACCAGAATAGACATTCTTGACGTAGTTTCCGAAAAACTTCTTGAAAAGGAAGAACAGATAACCTTTGAAGAAGCCCTCGCACTTACCGAGCTTTCCGGGGAGCGGCTTTCTGAACTCATATCGCTTGCAAGGAAGGTTACCCTTAAGTACAAGGGTGACGGGGTGTTTCTGCGGTCCATAATAAGCGCCCAGACGGGGAACTGTCCCGAGGACTGCTCCTTCTGCTCCCAGTCGGCCCATTTCGATACTGAGGTGGAGGCCCATCCGCTTATGGCGGCGGAGAGAATACTCGGGGCCGCTAGGCAGGCCGAGAAAATGGGCGCCATGGATTTCTGCATAGTGATAAGCGCCAAGGGCCCGACGCCGAGGATATTCAAAAAGGTTCTCGAGGCCGTAGATCTTCTCTGCGCGGAAACTAATCTCAAGGTCGGCTGTTCTCTGGGGGATCTAACAAGGGAACAGGCATATGAACTCAGGGATCACGGGGTGTGGAGATATAACCACAATATCGAGACCTGCAGGAGCCATTTTCCCAGCATATGCACAACCCACAGCTACGACGATAGGCTGAAGACCGCCCTTCTGGTAAAGGAAACCGGCATGAATCTCTGCTCGGGTGGCATACTCGGCATGGGGGAGAGCATATGTCAGAGAATGGAGTTTGCTTTCGAGATAAGGGATCTTAACCCCACTTGGGTTCCGATAAACTTCCTTGACCCGAGACCCGGAACTCCGTTTGAGAACCTTGAGACCATACAGCCGCTTGAAGCCGTAAGAACCATTTCGATTTACAGGCTCGTGCTCCCGGACAAGATAATAATGACTGCAGGGGGAAGGGAAGTGACGCTTCGCGACCTCCAGGCGATGGGTCTTGTGGCTGGGGCAAACGCCATGATCCTCGGCAACTACCTTACTACTCCCGGGCGCTCGCCGCGCGATGATCTCAGGATGCTTGACGACCTGCAGATGCCGGTCAGGAAAGAAATTCTTAACTAACCCCGCTCCCGCGATTTCATGATATTCTTTTCACTTGGGGGCTCCGGTGTTCCTGACAAACCGAGATGAGCGACAGATCAAAACAGATAGGGTCTTACGACAGGGAATTCGTCTGGCATCCGTTTACCCAGATGAAGGATTACGTGCGCAAGGGTCCCATAGTGATCGAGCGTGCGGAGGGTTCATACCTCATAGACTCCGAGGGAAAAAAGTACATAGACGGCGTCTCATCACTCTGGGTCAACATCCACGGCCACGCGGTGCCCGAGATTGACGGGGCAATAAAAAAACAGCTTGATCTCGTAAGCCACAGCACTCTTCTGGGCATAAC is from Candidatus Dadabacteria bacterium and encodes:
- the bioB gene encoding biotin synthase BioB, which encodes MTFEEALALTELSGERLSELISLARKVTLKYKGDGVFLRSIISAQTGNCPEDCSFCSQSAHFDTEVEAHPLMAAERILGAARQAEKMGAMDFCIVISAKGPTPRIFKKVLEAVDLLCAETNLKVGCSLGDLTREQAYELRDHGVWRYNHNIETCRSHFPSICTTHSYDDRLKTALLVKETGMNLCSGGILGMGESICQRMEFAFEIRDLNPTWVPINFLDPRPGTPFENLETIQPLEAVRTISIYRLVLPDKIIMTAGGREVTLRDLQAMGLVAGANAMILGNYLTTPGRSPRDDLRMLDDLQMPVRKEILN
- a CDS encoding SulP family inorganic anion transporter codes for the protein MLVIEIAFGTFIFSGALAPYSSQGIGLILFGNFAACLLVAIVGGYRGTIAGLSPLLVPVMATIAATMKADAQVLFVTTACALIISAVAAGMCCFLVGRFRLANLLRFIPYPVAGGFVAGIGGVVCLAALSLMGVNLDWRAVASLELSALWTWLPGVAYGVILYSAIRRWGNPLILPVSILLAIAAYHLALSALGISGAEARAEGLLLVSTAKGNLWPVLWPADFAHVDWSAVAGQIPSMILLILIVLICVIVDIAGLEVAVGEDMDWNREFQATGLASIVGGLGGGTAASIIVSASLRSKLFHATARMTGVIAACFVGVALLFGDEMLELVPTAFVGGILVFAGLIMLDQGLVKSRERLPAAEYAIILLIFVVILFFGLIEGAGVGMVAILVFFTVRLSRVDTITSHFTARERRSNKTRSVPDRAIILAEGDRVQAYQLQGHIFFGSANTLVDRLRKALDGPSRPACLMIDFSDVSGFDFSAVNVVARFVQQANVAGVQVVLSGLSEKLRFSLENNIAPSVFEELWLESNADHGLERCEDFIIAAWNTDAATMERHVSLLEHTVDDLERYLERRVRFEDLMETLWPWLVLKSYSAEDVIAGPDVPSEGLQLLLSGHASVYDSAGLRLRQCGPSDVIWPSNPAGDMETTVVADESCSIMLLTPNAQAWVEKHEQGLAIELYRYMFAEHFRTETEENTPAEEGSGD